Proteins encoded in a region of the Candidatus Omnitrophota bacterium genome:
- the trpE gene encoding anthranilate synthase component I, protein MSRAEYYPSKKEFLKLAGKGNVIPVYREMLADFDTPLSAFLKIDKGPFSYLLESVEGGKHVGRYSFLGSDPSLVIESKGADMKVRRGPEVESYKTSTDPIDEVRSIMKDFRFVPVKGLPRFCGGLVGYIGYDMVRFVEEVPDNNPEELDMPDMQLVLTDTILIFDHVDHKIKIVSNAILDGDASGAYDAAVEKIGAIVEKMRLPVTEPKVSTGMTANKVESNFTESAFGDAVEKAKEYIRAGEIIQIVLSQRFRRRTGADPFSVYRALRSINPSPYMYYLKFGDQRIVGSSPEILVRCEDGNVEIRPIAGTRKRGESEEKDIELEKELLADPKERAEHVMLVDLGRNDIGRVCEYSSVKTLQLMHIERYSHVMHIVSDIVGKLGKDKDVYDLIRATFPAGTVSGAPKVRAMELIDELENLRRGLYAGCIGYISFSGNIDMCITIRTIIMDGDEANIQAGAGIVLDSDPVNEFKETVNKAMAMMKAIDFAEEGLE, encoded by the coding sequence ATGAGTAGAGCAGAGTATTATCCGAGTAAAAAGGAATTTCTCAAACTGGCGGGAAAGGGGAACGTTATTCCGGTCTACAGGGAGATGCTGGCGGATTTTGACACGCCGCTCTCGGCTTTCCTCAAGATAGACAAAGGCCCGTTCTCGTACCTTCTTGAATCGGTAGAAGGCGGCAAGCATGTCGGGCGATATTCATTTCTGGGCAGTGACCCGTCCCTGGTCATCGAGAGCAAAGGCGCGGACATGAAGGTGAGGCGCGGCCCGGAAGTGGAATCATACAAGACCTCTACCGACCCAATAGACGAGGTCAGGTCGATAATGAAGGATTTCCGTTTTGTGCCCGTGAAGGGGCTTCCCCGGTTCTGCGGGGGGCTCGTCGGGTATATCGGGTACGATATGGTACGTTTTGTGGAGGAGGTCCCCGACAACAACCCGGAAGAGCTGGACATGCCGGACATGCAGCTCGTGCTTACGGATACCATTCTTATTTTCGATCATGTCGATCATAAGATCAAGATAGTGTCCAACGCGATACTTGACGGGGACGCTTCGGGCGCCTATGACGCGGCTGTAGAGAAGATCGGGGCGATAGTGGAAAAGATGAGGCTGCCGGTCACCGAACCGAAGGTCTCGACGGGCATGACCGCGAACAAGGTCGAGTCGAATTTCACGGAAAGCGCGTTCGGCGATGCCGTGGAGAAAGCCAAAGAATATATACGTGCCGGTGAGATAATACAGATAGTGCTATCACAGAGGTTCAGGCGCAGGACCGGCGCGGATCCCTTCTCGGTCTACAGGGCGTTAAGGTCCATAAACCCGTCACCATACATGTACTACCTTAAGTTCGGGGACCAGCGTATCGTGGGTTCATCCCCGGAGATACTGGTGCGCTGTGAGGACGGGAACGTGGAAATAAGGCCCATAGCGGGTACACGTAAGCGGGGGGAGAGCGAAGAAAAGGATATTGAGCTGGAAAAAGAGCTGTTGGCCGATCCCAAGGAAAGGGCCGAACACGTGATGCTGGTGGATCTCGGGCGTAATGACATAGGCAGGGTATGTGAGTATTCCTCGGTCAAGACGCTGCAGCTCATGCATATCGAGAGGTATTCCCACGTGATGCATATTGTAAGTGACATCGTCGGAAAGCTCGGCAAGGATAAGGACGTTTACGATCTTATCCGCGCGACCTTTCCGGCCGGTACCGTGAGCGGCGCGCCCAAGGTAAGGGCCATGGAGTTAATAGACGAGCTGGAGAACCTGAGACGTGGTCTTTACGCGGGATGCATTGGTTACATAAGTTTCTCGGGCAATATCGATATGTGTATCACCATAAGGACCATCATAATGGATGGGGATGAGGCCAATATCCAGGCTGGCGCCGGTATTGTGCTGGATTCCGACCCTGTCAACGAGTTCAAGGAAACGGTGAACAAGGCCATGGCCATGATGAAGGCAATAGATTTCGCGGAAGAGGGGCTGGAATGA
- a CDS encoding phosphoribosylanthranilate isomerase: MTKVKICGITRAEDALDSFRLGADLIGLIFIKGTPRAVPESRAIEILEAARKNGYTSGFTGLFMDSPVDEVSDMVVRCGIDHVQLHGDESPEYCERLENVLLGKGARGVKLLKVLKVGTDGIIHPGGKSCRDYLCVDYFVFDTYDKDFHGGTGKVFNWDVLRKRIRDINKPFFLAGGLDPDNVARAVLELSPFGVDVSSGVEKLTAIKDKVLLREFIKNAKKTGPTG, translated from the coding sequence ATGACGAAAGTCAAGATATGTGGTATAACACGAGCGGAGGACGCGCTGGACTCGTTCAGGCTAGGTGCGGACCTTATTGGGCTCATATTCATAAAGGGGACACCACGGGCCGTTCCTGAGAGCCGGGCAATAGAGATACTTGAGGCCGCGCGGAAGAATGGGTACACCAGCGGATTTACCGGCCTCTTCATGGATAGCCCGGTGGACGAGGTTAGCGACATGGTAGTGCGCTGTGGCATTGACCATGTACAATTGCATGGCGATGAGAGCCCGGAGTACTGTGAAAGGCTGGAGAACGTTCTTTTGGGGAAAGGCGCGCGCGGGGTAAAACTGCTCAAGGTGCTTAAGGTCGGTACCGATGGGATAATTCATCCCGGGGGTAAAAGTTGTCGGGACTACCTTTGCGTGGATTATTTTGTGTTCGACACCTATGACAAGGATTTCCATGGAGGCACCGGTAAGGTCTTTAACTGGGATGTGCTCAGAAAAAGGATACGGGATATAAATAAGCCTTTCTTCCTGGCGGGAGGACTTGATCCCGATAACGTTGCGCGTGCGGTACTTGAGCTGTCACCGTTCGGAGTTGATGTTTCCAGCGGGGTGGAAAAACTGACCGCGATAAAAGATAAAGTATTATTGAGGGAGTTCATAAAAAATGCGAAAAAAACAGGACCTACCGGATAA
- the trpB gene encoding tryptophan synthase subunit beta, whose protein sequence is MRKKQDLPDKKGYFGEFGGRFVPETLMPAVEELERAYRKICMSAPFRKELRYYLREYVGRPTPLYYAESLTRTLGGARIYLKREDLLHTGAHKINNTVGQAILAKEMGKRRLIAETGAGQHGVATATVAALFGMKCAVYMGTEDIERQSLNVSRMNLLGAEVIPVDSGSCTLKDAMNEAIRDWVTNVGDTHYVIGSVAGPHPYPMMVRDFQSIIGRETKKQIIKIEGRLPSYLVACVGGGSNSMGLFHEFYGDKAVKFIGVEAAGAGLSTGKHAAALKKGRPGVLHGSKSYLLEDSDGQIQLAHSVSAGLDYPGVGPEHSFYKDSGRAEYVSITDKEALCGVKTLAVCEGIMPALESAHAVAYLPELVKRAKKKDIIVLCLSGRGDKDMNIIKEYL, encoded by the coding sequence ATGCGAAAAAAACAGGACCTACCGGATAAAAAGGGATATTTCGGCGAGTTCGGGGGGAGGTTCGTACCCGAAACACTTATGCCGGCCGTGGAAGAACTGGAAAGAGCTTACAGGAAAATATGCATGTCCGCGCCTTTCCGGAAAGAACTAAGGTATTATCTCAGGGAATATGTGGGGAGGCCTACGCCGTTGTATTATGCCGAAAGCCTTACGCGTACTCTGGGCGGTGCCAGGATATATCTCAAGAGGGAGGACTTGCTGCACACCGGCGCGCATAAGATAAATAATACCGTGGGGCAGGCAATCCTGGCGAAAGAGATGGGCAAGAGGAGGCTGATAGCCGAGACCGGAGCCGGACAACATGGTGTGGCTACGGCTACCGTTGCCGCGCTTTTCGGCATGAAATGCGCGGTGTATATGGGCACGGAAGACATAGAAAGGCAGAGCCTCAACGTGTCCAGGATGAATCTCCTGGGAGCCGAGGTCATCCCTGTCGATAGCGGCTCATGTACCCTTAAGGACGCGATGAACGAGGCTATAAGGGATTGGGTGACCAACGTAGGGGATACGCATTATGTGATCGGATCAGTGGCTGGCCCGCATCCTTATCCTATGATGGTACGGGATTTCCAGTCCATAATAGGCAGAGAGACAAAAAAACAGATCATTAAGATCGAAGGCAGGCTGCCTTCGTACCTGGTGGCCTGTGTGGGCGGAGGCAGTAACTCAATGGGGCTTTTCCATGAGTTCTACGGCGATAAGGCCGTGAAGTTCATAGGGGTCGAAGCGGCGGGGGCGGGACTGTCGACCGGTAAGCACGCGGCAGCGCTCAAAAAAGGCCGCCCTGGAGTGCTGCATGGGAGCAAAAGTTATCTCCTGGAAGACAGTGATGGCCAGATACAACTGGCGCATTCGGTGTCGGCCGGACTTGATTATCCCGGCGTTGGCCCGGAACATTCTTTCTATAAGGATTCCGGTCGGGCGGAATATGTGTCAATAACGGATAAAGAGGCGCTTTGCGGAGTGAAGACCCTTGCCGTCTGTGAAGGCATAATGCCGGCACTTGAGTCGGCGCACGCTGTAGCTTATCTTCCCGAACTGGTAAAGAGGGCGAAGAAGAAAGACATCATAGTATTGTGTCTTTCCGGTCGAGGGGACAAGGATATGAACATAATCAAGGAATACTTATGA
- the trpC gene encoding indole-3-glycerol phosphate synthase TrpC encodes MILSKIIEEKKREIDRAQKKISLSQIRKEAENLYISSQFKKNISRKGHINLIAEIKKRSPSKGVIRADFNPLKIALTYQASGASAISVLTDERFFDGKLEYINEVKRNVTIPVLRKEFIIDEYQIYESAVAGADAILLIAQILTQEELARYLSLAKEMGMDVLVEAHNEEDIEKAVASHALIIGINNRDLKDFEVDISVTQRLMRHVPENKIIVSESGIRTYEDVMFLKSLGVNAVLIGETFMASDNIGDKVRELMRE; translated from the coding sequence ATGATACTTTCGAAAATAATAGAGGAAAAGAAACGCGAGATAGACAGGGCCCAGAAGAAAATATCCCTCAGCCAGATCAGGAAAGAGGCCGAGAACCTGTATATAAGCAGCCAGTTCAAGAAGAACATATCGCGGAAAGGGCATATCAACCTGATCGCGGAGATAAAGAAAAGGTCGCCTTCAAAAGGGGTCATAAGGGCGGATTTCAACCCGCTCAAGATAGCGCTTACTTACCAGGCGTCAGGGGCTAGCGCCATAAGCGTGCTTACCGACGAAAGGTTCTTTGACGGGAAATTGGAGTACATAAACGAGGTAAAGAGGAACGTCACTATCCCTGTTCTCAGGAAAGAGTTCATCATAGACGAATACCAGATATATGAATCGGCCGTGGCCGGGGCGGACGCGATACTCCTGATCGCCCAGATACTTACCCAGGAGGAACTGGCGAGGTATCTGAGCCTCGCGAAAGAGATGGGCATGGATGTCCTGGTGGAGGCCCACAATGAGGAGGATATCGAGAAAGCCGTGGCCAGCCACGCGTTGATCATCGGCATAAATAACAGGGACCTCAAGGATTTTGAGGTCGATATATCGGTAACACAGAGGCTCATGAGACATGTCCCGGAAAACAAGATAATAGTATCGGAAAGCGGCATACGGACCTATGAGGACGTTATGTTCCTCAAAAGCCTGGGTGTGAATGCCGTACTTATCGGCGAGACGTTCATGGCGTCCGATAATATAGGGGATAAGGTCAGGGAGTTGATGAGAGAATGA
- the trpD gene encoding anthranilate phosphoribosyltransferase codes for MSKMIEKVVTRTDLDEKETFAVFDHIMTGKATPAQIASFITALRIKGETVDEITGAARVMRQRSLKINAGSGNEPVIDTCGTGGTGKNTFNISTTAAFVVAGCGVKVAKHGNRAASGRCGSADVLEKLGVGIDVPLKVSEKCLKEIGICFMFAPLYHGAMKYAVAPRKEIGIRTIFNLLGPLCNPAQADCQVMGVCTKNLTELMAGVLKRLGSKRAYVVHGSGHLDELSISGLSLVSELKGGRIRSYYLNPGAFGLRKAPIEAIKGGSARANARMVKAVLSGKKGPHRDIVLMNASLALMAAGKVHDLKEGVKMAGTCIDSGRALEKLAVMAKMTSAGTK; via the coding sequence ATGAGTAAGATGATAGAAAAAGTGGTGACTCGCACCGATCTGGACGAGAAGGAGACTTTCGCCGTATTCGATCACATCATGACAGGTAAAGCCACTCCGGCACAGATAGCGTCTTTTATAACGGCTCTCAGGATCAAAGGCGAGACCGTTGACGAGATAACGGGTGCGGCGCGTGTGATGCGCCAGAGGTCCCTGAAGATCAACGCGGGAAGCGGCAATGAGCCGGTCATCGACACTTGTGGTACGGGTGGGACGGGCAAGAACACTTTCAATATTTCCACGACCGCGGCGTTCGTGGTGGCGGGATGCGGCGTAAAGGTAGCTAAACACGGGAACAGGGCGGCGTCCGGCAGGTGTGGAAGCGCGGACGTGTTGGAAAAGCTGGGAGTCGGTATAGATGTGCCTCTCAAGGTCTCGGAAAAATGCCTGAAGGAGATCGGGATATGTTTTATGTTCGCCCCGCTTTACCATGGCGCGATGAAATACGCGGTCGCTCCGCGCAAGGAGATAGGCATACGTACCATATTCAACCTGCTCGGGCCGTTATGCAATCCCGCACAGGCGGATTGCCAGGTGATGGGTGTATGCACCAAGAACCTTACCGAGCTAATGGCAGGCGTGTTGAAGCGCCTGGGGAGCAAAAGGGCGTATGTGGTCCATGGTAGTGGCCATCTGGACGAACTGTCCATATCGGGATTGTCCCTGGTGAGCGAGCTCAAAGGCGGCAGGATAAGGTCCTATTACCTGAACCCGGGAGCGTTCGGGTTGCGTAAGGCCCCAATAGAGGCCATAAAAGGCGGGTCGGCCAGGGCTAACGCCCGTATGGTCAAGGCCGTATTGTCCGGGAAAAAGGGCCCACACAGGGATATTGTCCTTATGAACGCGAGCCTGGCGCTTATGGCCGCGGGTAAAGTGCACGACCTCAAGGAAGGCGTCAAAATGGCCGGGACATGCATAGATTCCGGGCGCGCATTGGAAAAACTTGCGGTGATGGCAAAGATGACCTCCGCAGGAACAAAATGA
- a CDS encoding pitrilysin family protein, with protein sequence MFEKKRTDNGLTMMVSPMRHMSSVSLGIWIGVGGRYEPAEVSGISHLIEHMLFKGTNTRDAKALKESVEGVGGSFNGFTSDEVTCYMVKVPSRYTGLGMEILSDMVLDPKFDGGDLAKEKFVVCEEIKMYRDQPSEHVLDLLNGIMWPDNPLGRPLTGTIATVKSIDLDKLWAFKKGNYHPANIAIVATGDVDMGVIRKYMPSGFSAMKKKDRKKVKRPVVRSTGPVVRFSADDAQQVHIAMGFYATAKDMRERFAIKILNVILGGNMSSRLFEELREKNGLCYDISSSYKRHSDVGELQIHAGVDTRKASRALDAITGEIKKMKDLGITPDELERAKRYTKGQFELAMEATSSRMLWLGDRLMVHGEVPQVKEVLANIDHVTEEDVLRASRHVFDRRAVRLAVVGNVQEKERRVMKRGVNGL encoded by the coding sequence ATGTTCGAGAAAAAAAGGACAGATAACGGGCTGACGATGATGGTTTCCCCTATGCGCCATATGTCGTCGGTATCGCTTGGTATATGGATAGGTGTTGGGGGGAGATATGAGCCGGCGGAGGTCAGTGGAATAAGCCATCTTATAGAGCATATGCTTTTCAAGGGTACCAATACGCGTGACGCGAAGGCACTTAAGGAATCAGTCGAAGGTGTCGGAGGTTCCTTCAACGGGTTCACGTCTGATGAGGTCACATGTTACATGGTGAAAGTGCCTTCGAGGTATACGGGACTGGGAATGGAAATATTGTCGGACATGGTGCTTGACCCAAAGTTTGACGGCGGGGATCTTGCCAAGGAAAAATTCGTCGTTTGCGAAGAGATAAAAATGTACCGGGACCAGCCGTCTGAACATGTACTGGATCTTTTGAACGGGATAATGTGGCCGGACAATCCTCTGGGAAGACCGCTTACGGGTACGATAGCCACCGTTAAGAGCATAGACCTGGACAAGCTTTGGGCGTTCAAGAAAGGGAACTACCATCCCGCCAATATCGCGATCGTGGCTACCGGAGATGTCGATATGGGCGTCATACGGAAATATATGCCTTCCGGGTTCAGTGCCATGAAAAAGAAGGACAGGAAAAAGGTCAAGAGGCCTGTTGTCCGTTCTACCGGACCTGTGGTCAGATTCTCCGCGGATGACGCGCAGCAGGTCCATATTGCCATGGGGTTTTACGCTACCGCGAAGGATATGAGGGAAAGGTTCGCGATAAAGATCTTGAACGTTATTTTAGGGGGGAACATGTCTTCCCGGCTTTTCGAGGAATTAAGGGAAAAGAACGGTCTTTGTTACGATATATCCTCTTCGTACAAACGGCATAGCGATGTAGGAGAGTTACAGATACATGCCGGGGTCGATACGAGAAAAGCTTCCCGGGCCCTTGACGCCATTACAGGGGAAATAAAGAAAATGAAGGATCTCGGGATAACCCCGGATGAGCTTGAAAGGGCCAAACGATATACAAAAGGACAGTTCGAGCTCGCGATGGAGGCCACATCCTCGAGGATGCTATGGCTGGGAGATCGTTTGATGGTCCACGGGGAGGTGCCGCAGGTCAAGGAAGTCCTGGCCAATATAGACCACGTGACGGAAGAGGATGTCTTGCGGGCGTCACGCCACGTATTCGACCGTCGTGCCGTAAGGCTGGCTGTGGTCGGGAATGTCCAGGAAAAGGAAAGAAGGGTGATGAAAAGAGGGGTAAATGGTCTGTAA
- a CDS encoding aminodeoxychorismate/anthranilate synthase component II: MILVIDNYDSFTYNLVQYLGEMGADLVVYRNDQITLEEVADMAPEKIIISPGPGRPADAGISEDVIRMMQGKVPILGVCLGHQCIAEVYGAKVERGDNIMHGKTSLIYHDGKGIFKGIPSPFEATRYHSLLAEPSTVKDPLEVTAWTEDKEIMGLAHKEMAVWGVQFHPESILTFEGKKLLGNFLEA, encoded by the coding sequence ATGATATTGGTCATCGATAATTATGATTCGTTCACATATAACCTCGTGCAGTATCTCGGGGAAATGGGGGCTGATCTGGTGGTGTATCGCAACGACCAGATAACGTTGGAAGAGGTGGCCGATATGGCCCCGGAGAAGATCATTATATCACCCGGACCCGGACGCCCTGCCGATGCCGGGATCTCCGAAGATGTGATCAGGATGATGCAGGGTAAAGTGCCCATACTGGGGGTCTGCCTGGGGCACCAGTGCATAGCCGAGGTCTATGGCGCTAAGGTTGAGAGGGGCGACAACATAATGCATGGGAAAACCAGCCTCATATACCATGACGGTAAAGGTATATTCAAGGGTATTCCTTCCCCGTTCGAGGCGACCAGATATCATTCCCTCCTGGCGGAACCTTCCACAGTGAAGGACCCGCTGGAGGTGACCGCATGGACCGAGGACAAGGAGATAATGGGCCTGGCCCATAAGGAAATGGCTGTCTGGGGAGTGCAATTCCACCCCGAGTCCATATTGACGTTCGAAGGAAAAAAACTGTTGGGTAATTTTCTGGAGGCATGA
- the trpA gene encoding tryptophan synthase subunit alpha, which yields MTGKNVKRSLSSNRIVSMFERLAGRKALITYITAGDPDLGTTEKLVRGLAGSGADMVELGIPFSDPMADGPTIQRAIHRSLTAGCTVKKVLDLVKRTRKSIDVPIAFMTYYNIIFTYGVERFARAAASSGADGIIVPDLPMEEAGLLEKACRRNNVCLIMLAAPTTSMKRTREISNMSGGFLYYVSLTGVTGERTGLAHGLKSRVEKLRKISNVPVCVGFGISTPAQARDIASVSDGVIVGSAVIKIIEKNLGNRERMLRTVRKFVRDMADAVHAAKG from the coding sequence ATGACTGGAAAAAACGTAAAAAGATCACTAAGTTCGAACAGGATAGTATCCATGTTCGAAAGACTGGCCGGGCGTAAAGCCCTGATTACTTATATTACCGCCGGGGACCCGGACCTGGGGACCACGGAGAAGCTTGTCAGGGGACTGGCCGGGTCCGGGGCGGATATGGTCGAGTTAGGTATACCGTTCTCGGATCCCATGGCGGACGGACCTACGATACAACGTGCTATCCATAGATCCCTTACGGCAGGATGTACGGTAAAAAAGGTACTTGATCTCGTGAAAAGGACAAGGAAGAGCATTGATGTGCCGATAGCGTTCATGACCTATTACAACATAATCTTTACGTACGGTGTTGAGAGGTTCGCGCGTGCCGCTGCTTCTTCCGGCGCTGACGGGATAATAGTCCCGGACCTTCCCATGGAGGAAGCCGGGCTACTTGAAAAAGCGTGCAGGAGGAACAATGTTTGCCTGATAATGTTGGCCGCCCCCACAACCTCCATGAAGAGAACCCGCGAGATATCGAACATGTCCGGAGGGTTCCTGTATTATGTCTCTCTCACCGGTGTTACGGGCGAAAGGACAGGATTGGCCCACGGGCTTAAGAGCAGGGTAGAAAAACTCAGGAAGATATCCAATGTGCCTGTGTGCGTGGGGTTCGGGATATCCACTCCGGCCCAGGCGCGCGATATAGCGTCGGTATCTGACGGAGTCATAGTGGGTAGCGCGGTGATCAAGATCATCGAAAAGAACCTTGGGAACAGGGAAAGGATGCTGCGAACGGTGAGGAAGTTCGTCCGGGATATGGCGGACGCTGTGCACGCGGCAAAGGGGTGA
- the rpe gene encoding ribulose-phosphate 3-epimerase, with translation MKKSVMVAPSILSADFSRLGREIKDIEAAGADWVHIDVMDGAFVPNITIGPLVVRSIRPVSKLFFDVHLMINDPGKYVGDFADAGSDLITFHAEAVDDPAGIIGKIRQKGKKAGISVKPGTDISRVKGLLPELDLVLVMTVEPGFGGQAFMPEMLDKVKEIRGCFDGYIQVDGGINVDTARQAVDAGVDVLVAGTAVFGKSDYKMAIEALKGK, from the coding sequence ATGAAAAAAAGCGTAATGGTAGCGCCAAGCATATTGTCGGCCGATTTTTCCAGGTTAGGCCGGGAGATAAAGGACATCGAGGCGGCCGGCGCTGACTGGGTACATATTGACGTAATGGATGGGGCTTTTGTCCCGAACATAACGATAGGGCCGCTGGTCGTGCGATCCATCCGCCCTGTTTCCAAGCTCTTTTTCGATGTGCATCTCATGATCAATGATCCGGGAAAATATGTGGGAGACTTCGCTGATGCCGGGAGTGATCTTATAACGTTCCACGCCGAGGCTGTGGACGATCCGGCCGGCATTATCGGGAAAATAAGGCAGAAAGGAAAAAAAGCCGGTATATCCGTAAAACCGGGGACCGATATATCCAGGGTTAAGGGTCTGCTTCCCGAACTTGATCTGGTGCTGGTCATGACGGTCGAACCGGGTTTCGGCGGGCAGGCGTTCATGCCGGAAATGCTCGACAAGGTGAAGGAGATAAGGGGATGTTTCGACGGGTATATCCAGGTAGATGGTGGGATAAACGTCGATACCGCTAGGCAGGCTGTGGACGCGGGTGTTGATGTCCTGGTGGCCGGTACGGCGGTGTTCGGGAAGTCAGATTATAAGATGGCCATAGAGGCGCTTAAGGGAAAATGA
- a CDS encoding TrpB-like pyridoxal phosphate-dependent enzyme, whose product MDDYKILLSEKELPTRWYNIQPDLPQPLKPPINPATGKPISPDDLLPIFPRNIIDQEISMEKYIEIPDELMDIYRLWRPTPLRRARRLEKMLGTPARIYYKDESVSPPGSHKPNTAVAQAYYNKQAGVRKITTETGAGQWGSALSFACNLFGLECEVYMVRVSYDQKPYRKFLMHVWNGKVYPSPSERTETGRKILAEFPDTTGSLGMAISEAIEAAVKEDDVKYSLGSVLNHVLLHQTIVGQEVKKQLAIAGESPDVLIGCCGGGSNFAGFAFPFVKDKLDGADIKIIATEPTACPTLTRAPYRYDFGDTAKMTPLLMMHTLGHGFVPPGIHAGGLRYHGMAPLVSLLVDQKVVEAKAYHQNSVFDAAVMFARAEGIIPAPETSHAIRSAIDEAIRCKEEGREECIVMMFSGHGHFDLASYNAYLSGQLEDFELPDEKIQLAQKDIPCVAG is encoded by the coding sequence ATGGATGATTATAAGATACTTCTCAGTGAAAAAGAGCTTCCCACTAGGTGGTATAACATACAACCGGACCTGCCACAGCCGTTAAAGCCGCCGATCAACCCGGCGACGGGTAAGCCGATAAGCCCTGATGACCTGTTGCCGATATTTCCCAGGAACATCATCGACCAGGAAATATCGATGGAGAAATACATCGAGATACCGGATGAGCTCATGGATATTTACCGGTTGTGGAGGCCTACGCCGCTTAGAAGGGCAAGGAGACTGGAGAAGATGCTGGGTACGCCGGCAAGGATATATTATAAGGACGAGAGTGTTTCTCCTCCCGGCAGCCATAAGCCGAACACGGCGGTCGCGCAGGCATATTACAACAAGCAGGCGGGCGTGAGGAAAATAACCACGGAAACGGGCGCGGGGCAATGGGGAAGCGCTCTTTCGTTCGCGTGTAACCTGTTCGGGCTCGAATGTGAGGTATACATGGTCCGGGTCAGTTATGACCAAAAACCTTACAGGAAGTTCCTTATGCATGTATGGAACGGCAAAGTGTATCCGTCCCCCAGCGAAAGGACCGAAACCGGCAGGAAGATACTCGCCGAGTTCCCTGATACGACTGGCAGTCTGGGCATGGCCATCTCTGAGGCCATAGAGGCCGCGGTAAAAGAAGATGACGTTAAATATTCACTTGGCAGTGTGCTTAACCACGTGCTGTTGCATCAGACGATAGTGGGGCAGGAAGTGAAGAAACAGCTGGCTATCGCGGGTGAAAGCCCTGACGTATTGATCGGGTGTTGCGGGGGCGGAAGCAACTTCGCGGGGTTCGCGTTCCCGTTCGTCAAGGATAAGCTTGACGGCGCGGATATAAAGATAATAGCGACCGAACCCACGGCATGCCCCACCTTGACAAGGGCGCCGTATAGATATGATTTCGGGGATACGGCGAAAATGACGCCGCTTCTCATGATGCATACGCTGGGACACGGTTTCGTCCCGCCGGGGATACACGCCGGAGGGCTCAGGTACCATGGCATGGCGCCTCTTGTAAGCCTTCTTGTCGACCAGAAGGTAGTGGAGGCCAAGGCCTACCACCAGAACAGTGTTTTCGACGCGGCGGTCATGTTCGCCAGGGCTGAAGGGATCATTCCCGCTCCTGAGACCTCACACGCTATAAGATCGGCTATCGACGAGGCTATCAGGTGTAAGGAGGAAGGAAGGGAAGAGTGTATCGTGATGATGTTCAGCGGACATGGACACTTTGACCTGGCGTCCTATAACGCGTATCTTTCCGGGCAACTGGAAGATTTCGAGCTGCCGGATGAGAAAATACAGCTCGCGCAGAAAGATATCCCGTGCGTAGCCGGATAG
- the ruvX gene encoding Holliday junction resolvase RuvX, with translation MRVMGLDIGMKHIGVAVSDESGTIAQGRGVVERRTDRDAVSRIKELADEYGVKEIVVGFPINMNGTVGERGRDSEVLAEKIKEATGLNVVLWDERLTTRGAESVLISADVSRRKRKKVVDKIAAQLILQEYLDSMEK, from the coding sequence ATGAGAGTGATGGGGCTTGATATAGGCATGAAGCATATAGGAGTGGCCGTATCTGACGAGAGCGGGACCATAGCCCAGGGTAGGGGTGTAGTGGAGAGGAGGACCGATCGTGACGCTGTTTCCAGGATAAAGGAACTCGCGGATGAATATGGTGTAAAGGAAATAGTGGTGGGTTTTCCTATCAATATGAACGGGACCGTCGGAGAGCGTGGCAGGGATAGCGAGGTCCTGGCCGAGAAGATAAAAGAAGCCACAGGACTTAATGTGGTGCTATGGGACGAACGGCTTACCACGCGGGGCGCGGAAAGCGTGCTGATATCCGCGGACGTATCACGCAGGAAGAGGAAGAAAGTGGTCGATAAAATAGCCGCACAGCTGATATTGCAGGAATATCTTGATAGCATGGAGAAATAG